The genomic interval GTGCTGACATTGCAAGACGAGTTGCTGGCAAGCCGTGCCCGCAAAGTCGATGCGTTGGGCGGCCGTTTGCTGCAAGTTCGAACGCTTGCCAGAAGTGACGATGCGGTGCTGGGCAAAGAAGTCGTTGCGATGCGAAACAAGGCACCCAAGAGCTTGAGAAATCTCCGCGATGCCGCAGCGCTGCCTTTGCCCGGCTCGGCCGATGCCGCGATGGCAAAGATCGAGCAGATGGAAGCCACCGCGTGGTCGATCGCGTTGGATCGCCAAGAATTACCCAAGGTGATGCCGCCTCAAATGCCCGCCAAAGCTCCCAGTGGAATCGTTCCCGAACACGTGGGAGTGATGACGTTTCTCAGCGACGGAAATGTGGTCCACGTGACCTTCGCTTCGGCCGGCAAGACCGCGTACTGGACCGTCCCCGGCGGCGCTCGTTTGGGAACAGAGGTGAGTCGATTGTTGAGAAGCGTGGGAGTTGGTAAACCGCGTGGCAAGCGATTGCCGGAAGACGACAGTTGGCGAGGCGAAGGACTGAAACTGTGGCGACAATTGTTGCCCGACCCGGCACTGCTGTCGTCGCGCAAGATCTCGCATTTGGTGATCGTTCCCGATTCGGTGTTGTGGTACGTGCCCTTTGAAATCTTGCAAGCGTCCGAGGATTCCGACCAATTGCTTGGTGAACAGTTTCAGATTCACTACGCCGCAACACCGGGACTGGCGATGAACGTGACATCGATGCCGCACCCCAACAACAAGATCGCGATGGCAGCCGGCAAATTCTTTGCCCCTCGTGATCTGGAACTCAATGCCGTCATCGTGCAGTCGGTCCAAGATGCCGCAGCAGACACGGTGATGTTGGGCGGCCCCGGTTCCGCCGGAACGGCGTGGTTGGCCGACAGCGTCGGACACTTGATGGTCGGCGATCAGACGGTGCCCAATCTGGATCAGCCCGCTGCGACGAGCTTGGCGCCCTACGAAAAAACGATGTCGATGGGAACGCTCGAATCCTGGTTGCGTTTTCCCGGCAAGGTCGTCGAGTCGGTGGCGTTGTTCGGATTCAGGACGCCGGTCGATTTGGGACAAGTCGGTAACGGACGCGAGCTGTTTCATTGCGTTGCGTCATTGCAGTGCGCCGGAGTTCGCAGCGTCTTGCTGAGTCGATGGATCGTCGGCGGTGAGTCCACTGCACTGGTGATGCGAGAGTACGCACAGGAGTTACCGTTCATCGGTCCATCGGATGCTTGGACACGAGCCCGTGGTTTGCTGCGTCGCAGCGAATTGGATCCCAGCGCGGAACCCACGCTGATGCAATCAGAGTACGATCGCGAAGGACTGACGGGAGACGAGCCTTTCTTTTGGTCCGGGTACCTGCTGGCCTCGCCGCTGACAAGCGAGCAACTGCAAGCACCGTAGTGATATGTACGTCAGGCTTTCTAGCCTGACATACACAGGAGCATGTCAGGCTAGAAAGCCTGACGTACCACTAGCGTTTGAGGAACAACTCGTCCAGGTTCAGCATCACGTTGGCCACGAGGGTCCATGCGGCGTACTCGATCGGGTCTTGACCTGGCTCCAGCGGTCCCAACGGATCAGCGGACATCTTGATCGCTTGCACTGGATCAGCCAAGTAACGCTCCATCGCTTGGTCGACCAACTCCTTCAATCGCTCCATCTCCGCGTCACTGGGCTGGCGGATCAAGCAGGTTTGGAAAGCGAAGCGGATTCGTTCATCCGGTGTTTCTCCTGCCTGGACCATTCGACGTGCCAATGCCTGGGCGGCTTCGATGTAAACCGGATCGTTCAGCGTCACCAAAGCCTGCAGCGGTGTATTGGTGCGGATCCGCCGAACAGTACAGACTTCGCGGTTCGGCGCGTCGAACTGTGCCATCGACGGATACGGACTACTACGTCGCCACGTGGTGTAGATCCCACGTCGGAACTTGTCTTCGCCTCGACTGGTTTTCCAGTCCGTTCCCGAGCCAAAGGCGGCTTTCAATCCCAGTTCTGGCTGAGGCGGATTGACCGGCGGACCGAACATCTTTGCGCTCAACAAGCCGCTGACCGCCAAGGCTTGGTCACGCACCATCTCGGCCGAGACGCGGAAACGTGGGCCACGTGACAGCAAGCGGTTGGAGGGATCCATGGCTTGTCGCTCCGGACTTGTCACCGAGCTTTGCCGATAGGTCGCGGACGTCACCATCAGTCGCAGCATGTGTTTCAGATCCCAGCCGCTTTCTTGCAACTCGACGGCCAGCCAGTCCAGCAGCTCGGGATGCGTAGGCAGCTCGCCCTGCGAACCGAATTCTTCGCTGGTCTCGACGATTCCGATGCCAAAAAGTTGCTCCCAGTGACGATTGACGATCACGCGAGCGGTCAGCGGATTGGCCGGATCGACCAACCAGCGAGCCAGATCCAGTCGGCTGGGGTTGTCTGCATGATCGAGCGGATGAAATGCTGCCGGGGTGCCTTCACTGACTTCGTCTCCCGTGCTTTGGTAGTTGCCGCGAAGTTGAATGTTGGTCACGCGATGTTTTTCGGGCGGCAGTTGCTCCATCACGGGAACGCTCGTGTAGGGTTTCATCTCCGACAATTGTTTCCGCGTTTTCGCAAGTTCCGCTCGCTGAGGAGCCAACAGCTCGGTGACACTACGAAAGTGTTTTTCCACGGTGGCGTGTTGTTCATCGGTCCATGCTGTCCGATCGGCGCGAACCAATTGCCGGACGCTCTCCGGCATGGCTGCCCAATGGGTCACGTTTGCATCATCGGTCCACTCGATGCGGAAATGATCCAACGTGTGTTCTGTGTGCACGGATGCTTGATTCAGCTTTAACGTCAGGGTACCGTCAGCCAACTGGATCGGCTGACGGAGCAGCAACGTCAATTCGTGCGGTTGATCGGGTTGCGGCGCGACGGCCCAGCCGGCCTTGGTGTTCGGCTTGGCATCCAAAACGCTTTCGGCAGGAAAACCGTCTTGACTGAAGTCCGCGTGTGCGGTGGCGAAGACCAACTGACGCGCGCCGTCGAGCGAGAACTCGTGTTTTTCCTTGGCCTTTTTCACCGGCTCCGATTGCCAGAGGACGCCACGATCCTCGCCGAGCAATTGGATCTGAAAACCGTTGAGACGTTCGAACATCGAGCCGGCATTGTCGCTGCGGTTCCATACCACGATTTGATCCAGTGGTAACGTGCTGCCCAAATCGATCTCGATCCACGGATTCGCTTCGGTCTTGCTGTGTGTCACGGAGTTCTTTTGGAAATCCCCGTCCGTGTTCCCGTCATTCGCACGATTCGCTGGCGCGTTGTAGTCGGTGGAACTCTGAGTGGCTTTGCCTTTGGTAGCGACGTTCTCGCCGTTCTGAAAGGCTTGAATCTCGGCGACGTGCAAAATGCGATCTTTGCCTGGCAACTCCAAACGGACAAACCGGGCTTCGACCGCTTGAGCTTTCGCGGGTTTCCAACTCGCGGTGACTTGGGACAGCACAAAGTTTTGTTTGCTGGCCTGATCCACGCTCAGCTTGATCGCCGACAACGACGATTCGGTTGTCTCGGTTTGAATCGTGTACGTATCGTTATTGGGCTCTTCGCCCACAGCCATGATCCATCCGTTCTCACCGATCTCCAGTTGACGGTGTTGAGATTGAGCCGACGTGGGAGTGGCGACTCGCCAATCGGGTTGGACCGAGAGTTGGGCGAGCCACTGGTTCAACGCTTGTGTGAGGGTTTCGTTGGGCGAGGAGATCTCTGTTTCCAGCTCAGCGATGCGTTGTTCCCAGTCCGATTTTTGTTGAATCTGTTCGTCGGACCACAATTGCAACAGGGGGCTTTCGTCACGGCGGTCGGCATCGGCGGTGCTGTTAAAGAACGCGTAGAATCGAAAATACTCTTCTTGCGTGATCGGGTCGTACTTGTGCGTGTGGCATTGGGCGCACGCCATCGTCGTGCCCATCCAAGTCGCCATGGTCGTATTGACTCGGTCGACGACGGCAACGTTGCGAAACTCTTCGTCGTTCGTTCCGCCTTCGTTATTGGTCAGCGTATTGCGATGAAATGCGGTGGCGATGATTTGATCGTTGGTCGGCTCGGGCAACAAGTCGCCGGCGATCTGTTCGATCGTGAATTGATCAAACGGCTTGTTCTCGTTGAGCGATCGGATCACGTAGTCTCGGTACGACCAAATGGTTCGCGCGGGGTCGTCTGCGTATCCAGCCGAGTCGGCATAGCGTGCCAAATCCAACCAGACGCGTGCCCAGCGTTCGCCGAACGCGGGTTTGCGGAGCAAGGCGTCGACGTAGCGTTCATAGGCGCCAGGCTCTTCGTCCTGGACAAAGGCTTGAGCCTCTGTCCAAGTTGGCGGTAGTCCCGTCAAGTCGATTGCGACTCGACGGGCGAGGGTCAGTCGATCGGCCGTCGGCTCGGGGTGCAAGCCTTCGGATTCGAGTTTGGCCAAGACAAAGTGGTCGATCGGGTTGATGATCCACTCGGTCTGCTTTACTTCTGGCAAAGCCGCACGGGTCGGAGGTTCATACGACCAATGCTTTGCAAACTTTGCTCCTTGTCGGATCCAATCGGCGAGCAATTGAATCTCGTCGGGATCGAGCGGTTTGCCTTTCTCGCCAGGCGGCATGACGACATCGGGATCATCGGACGTGATCCGCGCCATCAGCTCACTGGCGTCTGGATCTCCGGCGACGATCGCGGCGTATCCGCCCAAGTCTTCGGTGGCCCCGTCGGCAGTGTCTAAACGCAGTCCCGCCGCCCGCTCGGCTTCATCCGGTCCGTGACATGTGATGCAATTGCTGAAAAGAATCGGTCGGATGTCTCGATTGAAATCGATGCTGGATTGGTCAGCGAACGTGGTTTGGCCGGAAAGGGCAGATGTGATGATGCAAGCGATCGCGAGCGTCGTGAATCGTTTCATGGGGGGGACGCGGGGTGACTCGATGAGAGGCGGTCGGTGGGTAGCCGTCCATTGTAGCTCATCGAGCTGCCGCAAGCGGCTTGTTGATCGAATCGGGGATCGGAATTTGACGCGTCTATCGCATGTCGATGTGGTAGCGGTGGCAGGTCACGCAGTGGTCGCCGGCGGCGGTGGGGAGGTGACACGCCGTACAGGCTTGCTTGGTCAGCGGGTGGAAATCGACCAGCGCCTGTGGCTGTGTGTTGATGACGTGGCAATGCTGACAATCCCCCAGTTGAGAAACATTCAAGTGCGGGCGATGGGAAAACTTTGTGAACTCGCTTTTTCGTCCCACCAACGAGGCTGCCCGCCATTGTCCAGGCATCGAAAGCGAGTTCGGATGGCAAGCGATGCAGGCGGCGACGGACGGGTGCTCGGCGGCCTGCACGCGGATCGGGTCCGTTTTTGCAAGTTGCGCCAGCGTATCGATCCAAGCCACCAAGACAGGATCCGCGTGCCCTGATCCTCGATAGACGATCGCCATGCGCAAGTCGTCATGATACCAGCCGCCTGCGGAAACCAAATCGTGAGGTTGACGGACCTGTGGCGTTTTGTCCGACAATGTCGAGTCGGCTGCGAGCGGGTCCTCCAACAACGCATCTTCAATCAACGCATCGCCCAAGGGTTCGCCCAGCAAGCCATCCTCGTTCAGCAAGCCGTCGCCGCCAACCAGCACGTCATCAGCCAGCACGTCATCAGCCAGCACGTCGCCAGCCAGCACGTCGTCAGCCAAGAGAGCGTCACCGCCGAGTGAATCACTGCTGGGGGAATCATCCAACAGCAGGTCGTCCGGCTGCCAGTTGACCCTGAGGATCGTTCGCGAGGGAAATCGCTCGTGCGGCGCAAGGCTGGCTGCGTCCGTGCTCAACGGCTGAGGATCATCGAGGAACCATTTGTCATAGATCGCTTGGATGAACTGTGGAGGCAACGAGCGTAGGATCGGCAGCGTTGACGCCGGCGCGGCACCACCGCTGCGGACCCGCTGAGTCCAGTCGGCTTGACCTTCACTGGCAAAGGACAGCATCATTGCTTGCAACTGCGTCGCGATCGTCAGGGCGGCCGAGTCCGAGACGCTGGAGTCGGGACGTAACTTGGAGAAATCGCCATCGGGGACATTGCGGATCGCGCGTGCGGCAGATTCATCACCACGCAGCAAGAGCTGAGCGAGCGGTGAAAGTCGACCGTCGTAAAACCCCGTCGCGTTCTCCGGCCACCCAGCCACTTTTTTGGAAACCCGCTGAGGCACGATCGGCAGCGATGCCAATTCGATTCCGCTGGCGACTTGGATGTCCAGAGATTGATCGTGGCAACTCGCGCAGGCTTGTTCGTAGCTGGCCGTTCTCAGCAGTTCGCCGCCGAGCGAACGAGCGTTGGCCAAGGTTGCCGTATTGGAATCGTTTTGTGACGGGTGGCACTTGCCACAGGCAAAAACCGTTGCGGTGCCATCAACCAATGTAGCAGGAAAGTGTTTTCCGGCGTGTGTTGCGTGATTGAAAGCGATCTCCCCACCGCGTCCGTACGGCCAGCTTTTCCAATCGGGGTGCGATGCGGCAAAGCCGCCGAAATCGCGTGAGTGACAGGTTTGGCATTGCGCATCAGACAACGCCATCATGTCGGCCTCAGCGCCCCGGTGTTCTTTGTGGCACGTCGCACATTGAATGTTGTCTTGATCCAGTGAAGTCTTTGTCCAGCGAGAATCGTTGACGGGATTACCGGATTCCAAGGAAGTCAGCCGGATTCGTTCGCT from Stieleria varia carries:
- a CDS encoding DUF1553 domain-containing protein translates to MKRFTTLAIACIITSALSGQTTFADQSSIDFNRDIRPILFSNCITCHGPDEAERAAGLRLDTADGATEDLGGYAAIVAGDPDASELMARITSDDPDVVMPPGEKGKPLDPDEIQLLADWIRQGAKFAKHWSYEPPTRAALPEVKQTEWIINPIDHFVLAKLESEGLHPEPTADRLTLARRVAIDLTGLPPTWTEAQAFVQDEEPGAYERYVDALLRKPAFGERWARVWLDLARYADSAGYADDPARTIWSYRDYVIRSLNENKPFDQFTIEQIAGDLLPEPTNDQIIATAFHRNTLTNNEGGTNDEEFRNVAVVDRVNTTMATWMGTTMACAQCHTHKYDPITQEEYFRFYAFFNSTADADRRDESPLLQLWSDEQIQQKSDWEQRIAELETEISSPNETLTQALNQWLAQLSVQPDWRVATPTSAQSQHRQLEIGENGWIMAVGEEPNNDTYTIQTETTESSLSAIKLSVDQASKQNFVLSQVTASWKPAKAQAVEARFVRLELPGKDRILHVAEIQAFQNGENVATKGKATQSSTDYNAPANRANDGNTDGDFQKNSVTHSKTEANPWIEIDLGSTLPLDQIVVWNRSDNAGSMFERLNGFQIQLLGEDRGVLWQSEPVKKAKEKHEFSLDGARQLVFATAHADFSQDGFPAESVLDAKPNTKAGWAVAPQPDQPHELTLLLRQPIQLADGTLTLKLNQASVHTEHTLDHFRIEWTDDANVTHWAAMPESVRQLVRADRTAWTDEQHATVEKHFRSVTELLAPQRAELAKTRKQLSEMKPYTSVPVMEQLPPEKHRVTNIQLRGNYQSTGDEVSEGTPAAFHPLDHADNPSRLDLARWLVDPANPLTARVIVNRHWEQLFGIGIVETSEEFGSQGELPTHPELLDWLAVELQESGWDLKHMLRLMVTSATYRQSSVTSPERQAMDPSNRLLSRGPRFRVSAEMVRDQALAVSGLLSAKMFGPPVNPPQPELGLKAAFGSGTDWKTSRGEDKFRRGIYTTWRRSSPYPSMAQFDAPNREVCTVRRIRTNTPLQALVTLNDPVYIEAAQALARRMVQAGETPDERIRFAFQTCLIRQPSDAEMERLKELVDQAMERYLADPVQAIKMSADPLGPLEPGQDPIEYAAWTLVANVMLNLDELFLKR